In the Streptomyces sp. 840.1 genome, one interval contains:
- a CDS encoding M56 family metallopeptidase translates to MLVSLALLLLGALAAVVTPRLMARAEWPEHEPVVALWVWQCVVAGVLLSFALSMTFSAAAAWQAVRGHVFAPAPRAVVEAYALAAYGPWSAVMAVLLALGGVWTAAMLSREIRRARLRRKQRRTELLVRSPLLPGEEPGSERLVVLEGERPDAWWLPGSAPQLVITTGALGRLKGRQLDAVLAHEQGHAKARHDWLLNCSAALASGFPQVPVFAAFRGEMHRLVELAADDVASRRFGRLTTALALVELNEDRGVFGPSGTPDAQVPLRVDRLLAPAGRLTAGRRLRLTAAAAFVPAIPLLVALVPAISALG, encoded by the coding sequence ATGTTGGTCTCCCTCGCGCTGCTGCTGCTCGGTGCACTGGCCGCCGTCGTGACCCCGCGGCTGATGGCGCGGGCCGAATGGCCGGAGCACGAGCCCGTTGTGGCGCTGTGGGTGTGGCAGTGCGTGGTGGCGGGCGTGCTGCTCTCCTTCGCCCTGTCCATGACGTTCAGCGCCGCGGCGGCCTGGCAGGCGGTGCGCGGTCATGTCTTCGCACCCGCGCCGCGCGCCGTGGTCGAGGCCTACGCCCTTGCCGCGTACGGTCCGTGGTCGGCCGTGATGGCCGTACTGCTGGCACTGGGCGGGGTGTGGACGGCAGCGATGCTGAGCCGCGAGATCCGCCGGGCGCGACTGCGGCGCAAGCAGCGGCGCACCGAACTCCTGGTGCGTTCCCCACTGCTGCCCGGCGAGGAGCCCGGCAGCGAACGGCTGGTGGTGCTGGAGGGCGAGCGCCCCGATGCCTGGTGGCTGCCCGGATCGGCGCCTCAACTGGTCATCACCACAGGGGCGCTGGGCAGACTGAAGGGCCGTCAGCTGGACGCGGTCCTCGCCCATGAGCAGGGGCACGCGAAGGCCCGCCACGACTGGCTGCTGAACTGCTCGGCGGCGCTGGCGTCCGGGTTTCCGCAGGTGCCGGTGTTCGCGGCCTTCCGGGGCGAGATGCACCGGCTCGTCGAACTGGCCGCAGACGATGTGGCGTCACGCCGCTTCGGCCGCCTGACGACCGCACTGGCGCTGGTCGAACTCAACGAGGACCGGGGCGTGTTCGGCCCGTCCGGGACGCCGGACGCGCAGGTGCCGCTCCGGGTCGACCGGCTGCTGGCGCCCGCGGGGCGGCTCACCGCGGGCCGTCGGCTGCGGCTCACCGCGGCGGCCGCGTTCGTTCCGGCGATCCCCCTGCTCGTCGCGCTCGTTCCGGCGATCAGCGCCCTGGGCTAA
- a CDS encoding phosphatase PAP2 family protein — protein MLSSPPLPRPDRVRASAQVLRSGAACAALFLALLVLVAARWSPLMSLDRTVADALHRRAVTEPGLVHVNRVLTDWLWDPWTMRALIAVAVVALWWRGARSLAVWVAAVSVLSSLLQQGIKAAVDRERPQWPDPVDSAHYAAFPSGHAMTATVSCGLLLWLLHRHGTGRRMWRAALVAAWVSVLGVGITRLYLGVHWPSDVLGGWLLGAALAAFAVAGFNRYEARDRPSHKD, from the coding sequence ATGCTCTCCTCCCCGCCGCTCCCCCGCCCGGACCGCGTCCGCGCCTCTGCCCAGGTCCTGCGGAGCGGGGCGGCCTGCGCGGCCCTCTTCCTGGCGCTGCTGGTCCTGGTGGCCGCGCGATGGTCCCCGCTGATGAGCCTGGACCGTACCGTCGCCGACGCGCTTCACCGGCGGGCGGTGACGGAGCCCGGCCTCGTCCACGTCAACCGGGTGCTGACGGACTGGCTGTGGGACCCGTGGACGATGCGCGCGCTGATCGCCGTCGCCGTGGTGGCCCTGTGGTGGCGCGGTGCCCGGTCGCTCGCGGTCTGGGTGGCGGCGGTGAGCGTGCTGTCCAGCCTGCTGCAGCAGGGGATCAAGGCGGCCGTGGACCGGGAGCGGCCCCAATGGCCCGACCCGGTGGACTCCGCCCACTACGCGGCGTTCCCGTCCGGACACGCGATGACCGCGACGGTGAGCTGCGGACTGCTGCTGTGGCTGCTGCACCGGCACGGTACCGGCCGCAGGATGTGGCGGGCGGCCCTGGTGGCGGCGTGGGTCTCGGTCCTGGGGGTCGGGATCACCCGGCTCTACCTGGGCGTGCACTGGCCGTCCGACGTGCTGGGCGGGTGGCTGCTGGGGGCCGCACTGGCCGCGTTCGCGGTGGCGGGATTCAACCGGTACGAGGCCCGCGACCGGCCTTCGCACAAGGACTGA